In Capillimicrobium parvum, a genomic segment contains:
- the dnaA gene encoding chromosomal replication initiator protein DnaA has protein sequence MSAELVHAWSDVRARLQRSVDPSTFAIWLDAVEPVDLTADTLVVAAPDEARRQWIAGRFGRLLQRCAAEVLGPTIAVDVVVAPAGGRRTGAPAAADAGRRDRPTQPPHFRRQHTPDTPAPPLPPDEGAFNPKLTFDQFVIGDGNRLAHGAALAVAEMPGSAYNPLFIYGPPGNGKTHLLHSIGNYVRVYGSGLKVRYVTIESFTNEFVRALHGGGSMDAFKARFRHVDVLLVDDVQFLTSKAHTEEEFFHTFNALHDAGAQLVLTSDRRPRELGDLEDRLRERFEAGLLTDIAAPDRDTRLTILRKRVQHDAIAIGDPGALEVIADRIADSVRLLEGALIRVVAYASMTAEPLTAQLATHVLDELYRDRKPVRRTIEDVQRTICEDFSISPTDLVSSGRTQRLVWPRQLAMYLARELTGQTLPAIGRAFGGRDHTTVLHACRRTAERMATDPDAQRTVRDLTERLSSRS, from the coding sequence GTGTCCGCGGAACTTGTACATGCCTGGTCAGACGTCCGCGCGCGCCTGCAGCGCTCGGTCGACCCCTCAACCTTCGCGATCTGGCTCGACGCCGTCGAGCCGGTCGACCTCACCGCCGACACGCTCGTCGTCGCCGCGCCCGACGAGGCGCGGCGACAGTGGATCGCCGGCCGCTTCGGCCGCCTCCTCCAGCGCTGCGCAGCGGAGGTGCTCGGGCCGACCATCGCGGTCGACGTCGTCGTGGCCCCGGCGGGCGGCCGGCGCACCGGCGCACCCGCGGCGGCCGATGCGGGCCGGCGCGATCGTCCCACCCAGCCGCCGCACTTCCGGCGTCAACACACGCCGGACACGCCGGCGCCGCCGTTGCCGCCGGACGAGGGCGCCTTCAACCCCAAGCTCACCTTCGACCAGTTCGTCATCGGCGACGGCAACCGCCTCGCCCACGGCGCCGCCCTGGCCGTCGCCGAGATGCCGGGCAGCGCCTATAACCCGCTGTTCATCTACGGCCCGCCCGGCAACGGCAAGACGCATCTGCTGCACTCGATCGGCAACTACGTCCGCGTGTACGGAAGCGGCCTCAAGGTCCGCTACGTGACGATCGAGTCCTTCACGAACGAGTTCGTCCGCGCGCTGCACGGAGGCGGCTCGATGGACGCCTTCAAGGCGCGCTTCCGCCATGTCGACGTCCTCCTCGTCGACGACGTGCAGTTCCTCACCTCCAAGGCCCACACCGAGGAGGAGTTCTTCCACACGTTCAACGCGCTGCACGACGCCGGCGCCCAACTGGTCCTCACCTCGGACCGCCGCCCGCGCGAGCTCGGGGACCTCGAGGACCGCCTGCGCGAGCGCTTCGAGGCCGGCCTGCTCACCGACATCGCCGCCCCCGACCGCGACACCCGCCTCACGATCCTGCGCAAGCGCGTGCAGCACGACGCGATCGCGATCGGCGATCCGGGCGCGCTCGAGGTCATCGCGGACCGCATCGCCGACAGCGTGCGCCTGCTCGAGGGGGCGCTCATCCGCGTCGTCGCCTACGCGTCGATGACCGCCGAGCCGCTCACGGCCCAGCTCGCCACCCACGTCCTCGACGAGCTCTACCGCGACCGCAAGCCGGTGCGGCGCACGATCGAGGACGTCCAGCGCACGATCTGCGAGGACTTCTCGATCTCCCCCACGGATCTCGTCTCGAGCGGGCGGACGCAGCGGCTCGTGTGGCCGCGCCAGCTCGCCATGTACCTCGCGCGCGAGCTGACGGGCCAGACGCTGCCCGCCATCGGGCGCGCGTTCGGCGGCCGGGACCACACGACGGTCCTCCACGCGTGCCGGCGCACTGCCGAGCGGATGGCCACCGACCCCGATGCGCAGCGAACCGTTCGGGACCTGACCGAGCGCCTGAGCAGCCGTTCGTGA
- the gyrB gene encoding DNA topoisomerase (ATP-hydrolyzing) subunit B: protein MAADDRNPAQSYDAADITVLEGLEAVRKRPGMYIGSTGVRGLHHLVYEVVDNSVDEALAGHATAVDVTIHPDDSITVVDNGRGIPVAMMEKEGKPAIEVVLTVLHAGGKFGDGGGYKVSGGLHGVGVSVVNALSEMLEVTVRRDGFTWRQTYERGAPQGPLVKGEPTKESGTTITFRPDAEIFEATEYDFATLEQRLRETAFLTAGLSISLTDERAEGRRIDFMYEGGISDFVAYMNESKEPIGKKVVYFTTESDEGNVEVAMQWNTTYQESIHSFANNINTHEGGSHLSGFRSALTRTLNAWARRQTVPMLREKDENLSGEDVREGLTAVISVKLADPQFEGQTKTKLGNPGIEGLVQSVVNEKLGEFLEENPKEGRAIVMKAISASQARAAARKARDLTRRKSVLGGAGLPGKLADCSVRDPSLAELFIVEGDSAGGSAKQGRDRNTQAVLPLRGKILNVEKSRIDKVLKNEEIQALIKAIGTGVRDEFNIEQARYHKIILMTDADVDGAHIRTLALTLLFREMPELIDAGYIYIAKPPLYKLKQGNQERYIEKEGELEEILLGDKLEKLDVVDRNGRPFKLTETRWQRYTRLLKQYEGWSSALRAEFGHDVVLFLEESSLLDEGAMTADAALEVLSREGVEGEPFELTIVDRQPGVSVTVRAVETKTGLARTHLLPRALFEANEYRQLVRVHGQLLELAGRAPFTVALGEDRDDALSFEALRGAVRGLAEKRVQLSRFKGLGEMNPEQLRETTMDPESRTLAQVTMDDATAADQLFSMLMGDVVEPRRAFIEENARQVANLDV from the coding sequence TTGGCCGCCGACGACCGCAATCCCGCACAGAGCTACGATGCCGCGGACATCACCGTCCTCGAGGGCCTCGAGGCGGTGCGCAAGCGGCCCGGCATGTACATCGGCTCGACCGGCGTGCGGGGCCTGCATCACCTCGTCTACGAGGTCGTGGACAACTCGGTCGACGAGGCCCTCGCCGGCCACGCGACCGCTGTGGACGTGACGATCCACCCCGACGACTCGATCACCGTCGTCGACAACGGCCGCGGCATACCCGTCGCGATGATGGAGAAGGAGGGCAAGCCGGCGATCGAGGTCGTGCTGACCGTCCTGCACGCCGGCGGCAAGTTCGGCGACGGCGGGGGCTACAAGGTCTCGGGCGGCCTGCACGGCGTGGGCGTCTCCGTGGTCAACGCGCTCTCGGAGATGCTCGAGGTGACGGTCCGGCGCGACGGGTTCACCTGGCGCCAGACCTACGAGCGCGGCGCGCCCCAGGGCCCGCTGGTCAAGGGTGAGCCGACCAAGGAGTCCGGGACGACGATCACGTTCCGCCCCGACGCCGAGATCTTCGAGGCCACCGAGTACGACTTCGCCACGCTCGAGCAGCGCCTGCGCGAGACCGCGTTCCTCACCGCCGGGCTGAGCATCTCGCTCACCGACGAGCGCGCGGAGGGCAGGCGCATCGACTTCATGTACGAGGGCGGCATCAGCGACTTCGTCGCCTACATGAACGAGTCGAAGGAGCCGATCGGCAAGAAGGTCGTCTACTTCACGACGGAGTCCGACGAGGGCAACGTCGAGGTCGCGATGCAGTGGAACACGACCTATCAGGAGTCGATCCACAGCTTCGCCAACAACATCAACACGCACGAGGGCGGCTCGCACCTGTCCGGCTTCCGGTCGGCGCTCACCCGCACCCTGAACGCGTGGGCGCGCAGGCAGACCGTCCCGATGCTGCGCGAGAAGGACGAGAACCTCAGCGGCGAGGACGTCCGCGAGGGGCTGACCGCGGTGATCTCGGTCAAGCTGGCCGACCCGCAGTTCGAGGGCCAGACGAAGACGAAGCTCGGCAACCCGGGCATCGAGGGCCTCGTGCAGTCGGTCGTCAACGAGAAGCTCGGCGAGTTCCTTGAGGAGAACCCGAAGGAGGGCCGCGCGATCGTCATGAAGGCGATCTCGGCCTCCCAGGCGCGCGCCGCGGCGCGCAAGGCCCGCGACCTGACCCGGCGCAAGTCGGTGCTCGGCGGCGCCGGCCTGCCCGGCAAGCTCGCCGACTGCTCCGTGCGCGACCCGTCGCTTGCCGAGTTGTTCATCGTCGAGGGCGACTCCGCGGGCGGCTCGGCCAAGCAGGGTCGCGACCGCAACACGCAGGCGGTGCTCCCCCTGCGCGGCAAGATCCTCAACGTCGAGAAGAGCCGCATCGACAAGGTCCTCAAGAACGAGGAGATCCAGGCGCTGATCAAGGCGATCGGCACCGGCGTTCGCGACGAGTTCAACATCGAGCAGGCGCGCTACCACAAGATCATCCTCATGACGGACGCCGACGTCGACGGCGCCCACATCCGCACGCTGGCCCTGACGCTGCTGTTCCGCGAGATGCCGGAGCTGATCGACGCCGGCTACATCTACATCGCCAAGCCGCCGCTCTACAAGCTCAAGCAGGGCAACCAGGAGCGCTACATCGAGAAGGAGGGCGAGCTCGAGGAGATCCTGCTCGGCGACAAGCTCGAGAAGCTCGACGTCGTCGACCGCAACGGGCGGCCGTTCAAGCTGACCGAGACGCGCTGGCAGCGCTACACGCGGCTCCTCAAGCAGTACGAGGGCTGGTCGTCGGCGCTGCGCGCCGAGTTCGGCCATGACGTCGTGCTCTTCCTCGAGGAGTCCTCGCTGCTCGACGAGGGGGCGATGACCGCCGACGCCGCGCTCGAGGTCCTGTCGCGCGAAGGGGTCGAGGGCGAGCCGTTCGAGCTGACGATCGTCGACCGCCAGCCAGGGGTGTCGGTCACCGTCCGCGCGGTCGAGACCAAGACCGGGCTGGCGCGCACGCATCTGCTGCCGCGCGCCCTGTTCGAGGCCAACGAGTACCGCCAGCTCGTCCGCGTCCACGGCCAGCTCCTGGAGCTCGCCGGCCGCGCGCCGTTCACCGTCGCGCTCGGCGAGGACCGCGACGACGCCCTGTCGTTCGAGGCCCTGCGCGGCGCCGTGCGGGGCCTGGCCGAGAAGCGGGTGCAGCTCTCGCGCTTCAAAGGGCTGGGCGAGATGAACCCCGAGCAGCTGCGCGAGACCACGATGGATCCGGAGAGCCGGACCCTGGCCCAGGTGACCATGGACGACGCCACCGCGGCCGACCAGCTCTTCTCGATGCTGATGGGCGACGTCGTCGAGCCGCGCCGCGCGTTCATCGAGGAGAACGCGCGCCAGGTCGCCAACCTCGATGTCTGA
- the recF gene encoding DNA replication/repair protein RecF (All proteins in this family for which functions are known are DNA-binding proteins that assist the filamentation of RecA onto DNA for the initiation of recombination or recombinational repair.) gives MIVTRLRLRDFRSYAAADVAFGEGLTVLHGRNGAGKTNLLEALYFGCTGRSCRTSNEREVVRFGATAARVEVDGHDPDGPHALSVGFQPGEAKRMRVDGAPVERMADAPARPLVSVFLPDRLELVKGAPALRRAHVDQVVAALWPARADTRRAYSAALAQRNALLQRIRAGRANRASLPAWDAELARHGVALRDDRARAVELLRERFATLAGELGLAGTAGARFRPRTRAATPEAFAAELAERVDGDLERGFTGHGPHRDDLVLERDGRDLRAYGSQGEQRLALLALLIAEREALAEARGRPPLLLLDDVMSELDPDRRERLAERIARHGQSVVTTTDLAHVPGASSGDVTRVAVGEGTVLQEAAA, from the coding sequence GTGATCGTCACTCGTCTCCGGCTGCGCGACTTCCGCTCATACGCCGCCGCGGACGTGGCGTTCGGTGAGGGGCTGACCGTGCTGCACGGTCGCAATGGTGCGGGGAAGACGAACCTCCTGGAGGCGCTGTACTTCGGTTGCACCGGGCGCTCCTGCCGGACGAGCAACGAGCGCGAGGTGGTCCGCTTCGGGGCCACCGCGGCGCGCGTCGAGGTCGACGGCCACGATCCGGACGGCCCGCATGCTCTGTCCGTGGGCTTCCAGCCGGGGGAGGCGAAGCGGATGCGCGTCGACGGCGCCCCCGTCGAGCGCATGGCCGACGCGCCTGCGCGCCCGCTGGTCTCGGTGTTCCTGCCCGACCGGCTGGAGTTGGTGAAGGGCGCGCCCGCGCTGCGGCGCGCGCACGTCGATCAGGTCGTCGCCGCGCTGTGGCCGGCGCGCGCCGACACGCGCCGCGCCTACTCCGCGGCGCTGGCGCAGCGCAACGCCCTGCTGCAGCGCATCCGCGCCGGCCGGGCGAACCGGGCGTCGCTGCCCGCCTGGGACGCCGAGCTCGCCCGCCACGGCGTGGCGTTGCGCGACGATCGCGCCCGGGCCGTCGAGTTGCTGCGCGAGCGCTTCGCGACGCTCGCCGGTGAGCTCGGACTGGCGGGGACCGCCGGCGCGCGCTTCCGGCCGCGGACGCGCGCAGCGACGCCTGAGGCCTTCGCCGCGGAGCTGGCCGAGCGGGTGGATGGCGATCTGGAACGGGGCTTCACCGGCCACGGCCCGCACCGCGACGACCTCGTGCTCGAGCGCGACGGCCGGGACCTGCGCGCCTACGGGTCCCAGGGCGAGCAGCGGCTGGCCCTGCTGGCGCTGCTCATCGCCGAGCGCGAGGCGCTCGCCGAGGCGCGCGGCCGCCCGCCGCTGCTCCTGCTCGACGACGTCATGAGCGAGCTGGACCCTGACCGCCGCGAGCGTCTGGCGGAGCGGATCGCGCGCCACGGTCAGAGCGTCGTCACCACCACCGACCTCGCCCATGTGCCGGGCGCGTCCAGCGGCGACGTGACACGCGTCGCGGTCGGCGAGGGCACCGTGCTCCAGGAGGCGGCGGCATGA
- the dnaN gene encoding DNA polymerase III subunit beta has protein sequence MKITCTSADLLAQLQTVSRVASTRSAVQALSGVQISVQEDGVELRATDMEMGLRVPLQATVVRPGTAVVPARLTLDVVRALPAAEVSVELRPTDQDVEIRSGSATFHIRTLRSEDFPPLPEAGGDAVVEVPAAAFVETVARVARSASRDETRPILTGILVSAAGRELRMVATDSYRLSVKETPLESELNGAFEANVPARALQELVRLAQSGSDEDGALSVGVRANQVVFEVRGAVLSSRLIDGQFPNYRQLLPDSYEHELRIAGQELTDVVRRISLLAQKNAPLRLAFREGELTVSAQTPDVGEASETLPVAFAGEAFEIGFNPEFLRDGLESVESGDLVLKLISPLRPGLIEAADGSGFLYLIMPIRLNV, from the coding sequence GTGAAGATCACCTGCACGAGCGCCGATCTTCTCGCGCAGCTGCAGACGGTCTCGCGCGTGGCCTCCACGCGCAGCGCCGTCCAGGCGCTCTCCGGCGTCCAGATCTCCGTCCAGGAGGACGGCGTGGAACTGCGCGCCACCGACATGGAGATGGGACTGCGGGTCCCGCTCCAGGCGACGGTCGTGCGGCCGGGCACGGCGGTCGTGCCGGCGCGCCTGACGCTCGACGTCGTCCGCGCCCTTCCCGCCGCAGAGGTCTCCGTCGAGTTGCGGCCCACCGACCAGGACGTCGAGATCAGGTCCGGGTCCGCCACCTTCCACATCAGGACGCTGCGCAGCGAGGACTTCCCGCCGCTGCCCGAGGCCGGGGGCGACGCCGTCGTCGAGGTCCCGGCCGCCGCGTTCGTCGAGACCGTCGCCCGCGTCGCCCGCTCGGCGTCGCGCGACGAGACGCGACCCATCCTCACCGGGATCCTGGTGTCAGCCGCGGGGCGCGAGCTGCGCATGGTGGCGACGGACTCCTACCGGCTCTCGGTGAAGGAGACGCCGCTGGAGTCCGAGCTCAACGGGGCGTTCGAGGCGAACGTCCCGGCGCGGGCGCTGCAGGAGCTCGTGCGCCTCGCGCAGTCCGGCAGCGACGAGGACGGCGCGCTGAGCGTGGGCGTGCGCGCCAACCAGGTCGTCTTCGAGGTGCGCGGCGCCGTCCTGTCGTCACGGCTGATCGACGGTCAGTTCCCGAACTACCGCCAGCTCCTCCCCGACAGCTACGAGCACGAGCTGAGGATCGCCGGCCAGGAGCTCACCGACGTCGTGCGCCGCATCAGCCTGCTGGCGCAGAAGAACGCGCCGCTGAGGCTCGCGTTTCGTGAGGGCGAGCTCACGGTCTCCGCCCAGACGCCGGACGTCGGCGAGGCGAGCGAGACGTTGCCCGTGGCGTTCGCCGGCGAAGCGTTCGAGATCGGCTTCAACCCGGAGTTCCTACGCGACGGCCTGGAGAGCGTCGAGTCGGGCGATCTGGTGCTGAAGCTCATCAGCCCGCTGCGCCCGGGCCTGATCGAGGCAGCCGACGGGTCCGGGTTCCTGTACCTGATCATGCCCATCAGATTGAACGTGTGA
- a CDS encoding DUF721 domain-containing protein, whose product MRRHAPRPAALAVESLASAVAPATPLARIQRAWPAAVGEFVAGHASPLRERGGTLTVYCAESVWAQEVALMAVEYVAAINRELGEALVREIRTTATPR is encoded by the coding sequence ATGAGGCGCCATGCGCCGCGGCCCGCGGCGCTCGCCGTCGAGTCGCTCGCCTCGGCGGTCGCGCCGGCCACCCCGCTCGCCCGGATCCAGCGGGCTTGGCCCGCGGCTGTCGGCGAGTTCGTCGCCGGCCACGCGTCGCCGCTGCGTGAGCGCGGCGGGACGCTCACGGTGTACTGCGCGGAGTCGGTCTGGGCCCAGGAGGTGGCGCTCATGGCCGTCGAGTACGTGGCCGCGATCAACCGCGAACTGGGTGAGGCGCTGGTGCGCGAGATCCGAACCACGGCAACCCCGCGCTGA